The Lycium ferocissimum isolate CSIRO_LF1 chromosome 8, AGI_CSIRO_Lferr_CH_V1, whole genome shotgun sequence DNA segment CACAAAAAATATTGAAGATTTAATGTACTTAATTAGATATTATAAagacttaaaaaattaaatatcaataaataagtaaagaaataaaaatattactaCAAAACTTTTCTCTTAATAATAAACACTAGATGGCCCGTGCCCGTGCATATGCCCAACACTGAAGTTCATTTAGTATAAAACACTTCTAAAGTTGGCTTAGAGTAGAACAAGTTTAGAAACATAGCACTTACAAGAACATTAGTCTTATAGAAATCAGCTTGTTGCAATTTGATTTCCCTCCTCCTTTAGTCTTTGATGAGCTAATGATACCACACAAAAACACCTAAGCTAGCCAATTGCAGAATTAGTCTGATGAAATTATATTCTTGCACacattcttattttctcattgtGGACTCAAATTTCACAGAAGTAAATCAAATGATTCATATTTTGCAGCCCTTAAGAAAAACATACAGGAAATCATGTGAAAACTCAACTACAGCAATCAAAAAGAATATTATAAAGGTGTCAACTATGAAAACCTCACATAGATAAAACTAAGAGTCTGCCGATACATAACTGTCTTGCTTACTGTAAAGGCCTTTGGTGATCAAATTAAGCACTGAAGAGTAGCCTCTGAAaacattcattcattcattcattcttcttttttggtAGAGATTGAGACCAAGAACCATCTGACCATTATTTAGACACACATCCATTGGGTCGATTCATGAATCGCCAAGGCAAGATTTCTGCATCAAGTAGGAGAATTGCACCCTCCCCATCATAAAGCTTAAGTGATGATGTACAATATTGTCCTATCCGAGCAGCAAAAATTTGCGTCGAAGACAGGCCATGCACATGTAGACCAATCTGTCAAACCACCATTGTAATGCTACTACCTCCCTTTCTAGCTAGGATTATTTCCCAGCTTCTATCTTGCTGTCGTGATTTCTGGTGGCCGAGTTATTgcggtttctttctttttcctgttTGAAGTTACTTCTTGAATTTGCTTACCAGGCTGACGGTAACCCCGCTGTGTCATGTACAAGAAATGATCAAGCAAAATGGATAGGATAATTGAGTTAAATTACCTCTATTCTCACGCATATGGTACTTTCCTTGGTCTAAGGATATTTAGTTCCTCAATCTTCGCTAAAGTTGGCATTCCAACAATATCTCAACTACACATGCATTATGCAATAAATGGGCTGTGATGTAACTATTAGTTGATGACCGGCAACACTGTTTACAAGCATCTAAACCTCATCTGTTTTTAGCACAGAAGAGGAATGACCCTGCAGAAATCAAATAGATACTTGAGATTTGAGTATTGAGATTCACCAGTTCAAGTTTAAATCATAATAATGGAACATTTACGAAACACCAGCAGACATAGATCTCGTGCCAAATACAATAACGGACCATGGAGGCCCTACACCATATTTAAAGTTCATTTTCAAACTAAAGATGAAGCTTGAGCCCATGACCTCCACCACAACGGGACCAACATTACAAAGTACCACTGTAAGAGAGTACTTGTATGAGTTTAGACTCAAAACGGAAGTTTGACAAATACGTCAGCAAGCTGATTAGCATAGTCAATGCGCAATGCTTTCCTCCTTTTTAAGAGAAAAGGATAAGTCAAAATTCTACAACTCCCAACAGGGCAATCTTGAAGGATCTTTATATATCAATAGTTTCTGTTTATCTTTATGACCCAAGAAGAACTACTATCCTTATGACCAAACAAGGATCAACTTCTTACCTCTCGAACGATAGTTCGAGCCTAGTTTTATTAAGACAAAATAAAGCAACATTATGGAGGCACCCATGCACTTTCCTAAACCAGAAACTAAATACTAATTTAAGGGAGACACAAGGTTAATtgtgtactccctccgtctcaaaatatttttcgtccttactaaaaatacttgtctcaaaatatttggcGTTTTATTTAACCAATATAAAATTAAGTagatttttcctattttacccttgtattAATTAGCAACATTTAAGAGGTTCTCACCATTGATGGAGTAAACATTTATTGAGGAGAGATTACatgatgaaatatgttaagggtaaaatagttaaaatacTACCCTTATAAATGCTTTCTTAGTGGGCGTGTAAATGAAAAAagcgataaatattttgagacggagggagtagtagacTACAGATGCTGGATTATGATGTTCAAGAGAAAAGGACAAGCTGAATTCTACAACTCCCCATGAGGAGAATGTCTGATCTTTATTTAAgaatattttatgttttaagaACTCCAGCAACAGGAAATCATTACCTTTAGCAATTTTTTGCATTATTTGAGATAACTGTTTCCGGACATCTGTCACAAACACCATCTGACATACCTATAATTGttatatttatcaaaatattttcccatcTCACTTCGGTCAATTAGCAATATATTTTTTCTGTAGACCTCAAAATTAATAGAATCTCCTTATGTCCAGAGgcacaaaaagtaaaaaagatttAACATTCTTCAAATAACGGTGAAAGCTGGTAGTACTGGATAGATATATTTGAATGACGCTTTTATGGAACAGTAAAATACCTGTAAATTGTTCTCTTTACACAGTCTGTGCTGTAGTCAGCCTGCTACCATTTCTGACAAAGTTGGAGGAACAGGATGCGATCACCCAAGCCGAGCAAGCTAGGGGACGAGTAGAAGAAACTTGCAAATTCTTACTTTTCCAACCTTAAATTGCATAAAAGGACATTGGCCCTCTTGAAGAAGCTGATCAAAATTAATTGCATTGATGCTAGTGATTCTTAAAGTCAAATCACCTATTGGAACAGCCCAATTTGaccttcaaaataaaaaaatgtcttAGATACCAACAGCTAGAATTTAAGAATGGCAAAGAAAACCTGAACAaagttgaatataatgaatattcTTATCCactctttttttcaatttttcctttcaagtttcaacCCTCCCCAATTAAATGGAATTTAACCAAAACCAAGCAAGGTAGGAGAAGAGAACACTTCTTCCTAAGTCTTTGAAGAGACATGAGATCTTGAGATTTAATGAGAACCTGTAAATGAGAGCTAAgtaacttcttccataaatgAGCACGTGCAAGGTAACTTCAAGTTGGTTCTCCCTTAACAATCAGGGAGCATAAGTTTTACACTAATAGAAAGGCAATTATAGATTAATAATTATTTCCTGACAGCAATATATCTACAGGGAATTAGAAAAGAATGATCATGCTAAAAGTTTATGTATTTGAAATGTGACAGAGAGAATATAAAATGTTAAACTTAAATCAAATATCTGCTATTTTTCTTGTTAGCAATGGATAAAACTTCTCATTGTCTTTACTTGTAAACAGTTCTCAAGATAACATTTCGGGTCCTATTTTACAAATGAAGTAATCTTGCTTGTGCGAAGACCACTAAAACGCTAAAAATCTGTACATTATTTTATCTCTCGAAACAGGCATCTACTGAGTATTGGATCCTTCATAGATGATGGCATAAACAAAGCTCTAAGTATGGCTGTCTAAAATTTCTTCTGGATTGGCTCCTAGTTAACAGGAGTGTTTTCATTGCCAT contains these protein-coding regions:
- the LOC132068503 gene encoding uncharacterized protein LOC132068503 isoform X2; this translates as MIVAFEKGKSLSLKEKQFLYDIVANGRNGIDVDKFDYSERDTRAYGLRSNWAVPIGDLTLRITSINAINFDQLLQEGQCPFMQFKVGKVRICKFLLLVP